Proteins found in one Deltaproteobacteria bacterium genomic segment:
- the thiC gene encoding phosphomethylpyrimidine synthase ThiC yields the protein MTGSSKSYALNNNQLNDVASASLPASRKIYVNGKLHPQIKVPFREISQTPTRSCRHGKTAEISNPPLYVYDTSGPYSDPEQTINVHRGLAPLRRAWILARADVQTQTNGKTLVGQKGKAVTQMHYARRGIITPEMEFVAIRENARLNDKLAQHSQNNQNRTQAKPITPEFVRDEIANGRAIIPANINHPESEPMIIGRNFLVKINANLGNSALSSSIEAEVEKMVWAIRWGADTVMDLSTGANITETREWILRNSPVPIGTVPIYEALEKVGGVAEDLSWEIYRDCLIAQAEQGVDYFTIHAGVRLAHIPYANKRLTGIVSRGGSIMAKWCQTHRQESFLYTHFEEICEIMRAYDIAFSLGDGLRPGSGHDANDEAQFAELHTLGDLTHIAWKHDVQVMIEGPGHVPLPLIAANMNAQLEACHQAPFYTLGPLPTDIAAGYDHFAAGIGAALIGSLGCALLCYVTPKEHLSLPNRDDVKEGVLAFKIAAHIADVAKGHPAAVARDYALSKARFEFRWEDQFNLALDPVRARAFHDETLPSADDKSANYCSMCGPQFCAMKISKDVRSNVEV from the coding sequence ATGACTGGCTCATCGAAATCTTATGCCTTAAATAACAATCAATTGAATGATGTTGCTTCTGCGTCCTTGCCAGCATCACGTAAAATTTATGTTAATGGTAAATTACACCCGCAAATAAAAGTGCCTTTTCGTGAGATTTCACAAACACCAACGCGTAGTTGCCGCCACGGCAAAACCGCAGAAATATCTAATCCTCCTTTATATGTATACGATACTAGCGGACCCTATTCTGACCCCGAACAAACGATCAATGTTCATCGTGGGCTCGCTCCCCTTAGGCGCGCTTGGATTTTGGCGCGTGCTGACGTACAAACTCAAACAAATGGCAAAACGCTTGTCGGTCAAAAAGGCAAAGCGGTTACGCAAATGCATTATGCTCGCCGTGGTATTATCACCCCTGAAATGGAATTTGTCGCTATTCGCGAAAATGCCCGTTTAAATGACAAGTTAGCGCAACATTCGCAAAATAACCAAAATCGCACCCAGGCAAAACCGATAACCCCTGAGTTTGTGCGAGATGAAATAGCTAATGGACGTGCAATTATTCCGGCAAACATTAACCACCCTGAAAGTGAGCCCATGATTATTGGGCGCAATTTTTTAGTTAAAATAAACGCAAATCTTGGCAATTCTGCACTTAGCTCCTCAATTGAAGCTGAAGTAGAAAAAATGGTTTGGGCCATCCGCTGGGGTGCTGATACGGTTATGGATTTATCAACCGGCGCCAATATTACTGAAACCCGTGAATGGATCTTGCGCAATAGTCCGGTGCCTATTGGTACCGTACCCATCTATGAAGCTTTAGAAAAAGTTGGCGGTGTTGCTGAAGATTTATCTTGGGAAATATATCGCGATTGCCTAATCGCCCAAGCTGAACAAGGTGTTGATTACTTTACCATTCATGCTGGGGTGCGCCTTGCTCATATTCCTTATGCTAATAAACGACTCACCGGAATTGTCTCGCGCGGTGGTTCAATCATGGCGAAATGGTGCCAGACACATCGTCAAGAAAGTTTTCTTTATACGCATTTTGAAGAGATTTGCGAAATCATGCGTGCTTATGACATTGCCTTTAGTCTTGGTGACGGCTTGCGCCCAGGTAGTGGTCATGACGCCAATGATGAAGCACAATTTGCTGAGCTGCACACGCTAGGCGATTTAACTCACATTGCCTGGAAACATGATGTTCAGGTGATGATCGAAGGACCAGGCCATGTGCCTTTGCCGTTAATTGCGGCTAATATGAACGCACAACTTGAGGCATGCCATCAAGCACCTTTTTATACTTTAGGGCCATTACCCACTGATATTGCGGCAGGTTATGACCATTTTGCCGCTGGGATAGGGGCGGCATTAATTGGTTCACTTGGTTGTGCCCTACTTTGCTATGTAACTCCCAAAGAACACTTAAGCTTGCCGAATCGCGATGATGTAAAAGAAGGTGTTTTAGCATTTAAAATTGCAGCGCATATTGCCGATGTTGCCAAAGGTCATCCGGCTGCAGTTGCTCGTGATTATGCATTGTCAAAAGCACGTTTTGAATTTCGTTGGGAAGATCAATTTAATTTAGCGCTTGACCCAGTACGTGCGCGTGCTTTTCATGATGAAACGCTGCCGAGTGCCGATGATAAATCAGCGAACTATTGTTCGATGTGCGGGCCGCAATTTTGCGCGATGAAAATTAGTAAAGATGTGCGCAGCAACGTTGAAGTTTAA